In the Azospirillum formosense genome, one interval contains:
- a CDS encoding metalloregulator ArsR/SmtB family transcription factor has protein sequence MNVKDVIAGLGALAQEHRLAAFRELVQQGPDGLPAGVLAERLGLAPATLSFHLSQLSNAGLVASRRQGRLIIYSVDVGRFQALLGFLTENCCQGNADLCRPRPGGCAPESD, from the coding sequence ATGAACGTCAAGGATGTCATCGCCGGGCTGGGAGCGCTGGCGCAGGAGCACCGGCTGGCCGCGTTCCGGGAACTGGTGCAGCAGGGTCCGGACGGGCTGCCCGCGGGCGTGCTGGCGGAGCGGCTGGGCCTCGCCCCGGCGACCCTGTCCTTTCATCTCTCGCAATTGAGCAACGCCGGGCTCGTCGCGTCGCGCCGCCAGGGGCGGCTGATCATCTACAGCGTCGATGTCGGGCGCTTCCAGGCGCTGCTCGGCTTTCTGACCGAGAATTGCTGCCAGGGAAACGCGGATCTCTGCCGGCCGCGTCCCGGCGGCTGCGCGCCCGAAAGCGACTGA
- the arsC gene encoding arsenate reductase (glutaredoxin) (This arsenate reductase requires both glutathione and glutaredoxin to convert arsenate to arsenite, after which the efflux transporter formed by ArsA and ArsB can extrude the arsenite from the cell, providing resistance.) — protein sequence MTAVTIYHNPDCGTSRNTLAMIRNSGVEPVVVEYLKTPPGRDALADLIRRMGVPVRAVLREKGTPYAALGLDDPALDDERLLDAMVAHPILINRPIVVTPLGVRLCRPSELVLDILPDPQRGAFAKEDGEAVVDGAGQRIGQVRREDGPA from the coding sequence ATGACAGCGGTCACCATCTACCACAACCCGGATTGCGGCACCTCGCGCAACACGCTGGCGATGATCCGCAACAGCGGCGTCGAGCCGGTCGTCGTCGAGTATCTGAAGACGCCGCCGGGACGCGACGCGCTTGCCGACCTCATCCGCCGCATGGGCGTGCCGGTGCGCGCCGTGCTGCGCGAGAAGGGCACCCCCTACGCGGCGCTTGGCCTGGACGATCCGGCGCTCGATGACGAACGGCTTCTCGACGCCATGGTCGCCCACCCCATTCTCATCAACCGGCCGATCGTCGTGACGCCGCTCGGCGTGCGGCTGTGCCGCCCGTCCGAATTGGTCCTGGACATCCTTCCCGACCCGCAGCGCGGGGCCTTCGCCAAGGAGGACGGCGAGGCGGTGGTGGACGGCGCCGGGCAGCGCATCGGCCAGGTTCGCCGGGAGGATGGCCCGGCATGA
- a CDS encoding GntR family transcriptional regulator — protein sequence MSDEADSLKENSGTDGAAERGETPLYQEIVRSLLEEIDAGAYAVGDRLPTEQELCSRFAVSRHTVREALRRLQEMGYILRRQGSGSVLAARRADGRFVNSISSLDELVQYATSTRLEILSVDRIIVEEELAGRLGCRPDTQWFRVSALRRTRETSEPFSYVEVYIDAAFSDVVRNLDVVQYAIYTVLEQRYGVRIAEVMQDIEAAPASLNVASRLHVPPQSPILVITRRYFTDDGRLVEIAVNTHPGAGFRYTMSLQRR from the coding sequence ACAGCCTGAAGGAAAACAGCGGCACGGACGGCGCGGCGGAGCGGGGGGAGACTCCGCTCTACCAGGAGATCGTCCGCAGCCTGCTGGAGGAGATCGACGCCGGCGCCTACGCCGTCGGCGACCGCCTGCCGACCGAGCAGGAACTGTGCAGCCGCTTCGCCGTCAGCCGACACACGGTCCGCGAGGCGCTGCGCCGGCTTCAGGAGATGGGCTACATCCTGCGCCGCCAGGGATCGGGTTCGGTCCTGGCGGCGCGCCGCGCCGACGGGCGCTTCGTCAACTCCATCAGTTCCCTGGACGAGCTGGTCCAGTACGCCACCTCGACCCGGCTGGAAATCCTCTCGGTGGACCGCATCATCGTGGAGGAGGAGCTGGCGGGCCGGCTGGGCTGCCGCCCGGACACGCAGTGGTTCCGCGTCAGCGCGCTGCGCCGCACCCGCGAGACGTCGGAGCCCTTCTCCTACGTGGAGGTCTACATCGACGCCGCCTTCTCCGACGTGGTGCGCAATCTGGATGTGGTGCAGTACGCCATCTACACGGTGCTTGAGCAGCGCTACGGCGTTCGCATCGCCGAGGTGATGCAGGACATCGAGGCCGCCCCGGCCAGCCTGAACGTCGCCTCGCGCCTGCATGTCCCGCCGCAGTCGCCGATCCTCGTCATCACCCGGCGCTATTTCACCGATGACGGGCGTCTGGTGGAGATCGCGGTGAACACCCACCCCGGTGCCGGCTTCCGCTACACCATGTCGCTGCAGCGGCGCTGA